In a single window of the Gossypium hirsutum isolate 1008001.06 chromosome A13, Gossypium_hirsutum_v2.1, whole genome shotgun sequence genome:
- the LOC107893589 gene encoding uncharacterized GPI-anchored protein At5g19250, protein MAAASLRQPSLTTFVFVLAIFSLSHRVYSDDEEDHLLQGLNSYRTSANLPAFAKNKNAECVAKRIADDVSDDDNNQHCTNPSNSPGNNATGLSAYPKAISKCDIDANTTSDVMVLPVCVPNLVPTLVLTNFTRTHYSKYINDSTFTGIGLSSEDDWMVVVLSSNKPTGSLANGAYSLLNRKLGFSYYMVLFLLGFLLFSS, encoded by the exons ATGGCGGCCGCCTCTCTCAGACAACCTTCCCTCACCACTTTTGTGTTTGTTCTTGccattttctctctttctcatCGAGTTTACAGTGATG ATGAGGAAGACCATCTTCTTCAAGGACTCAACAGTTACAGGACATCGGCGAATCTCCCAGCATTCGCCAAGAACAAAAACGCCGAATGCGTGGCCAAGAGAATCGCCGACGACGTGAGCGACGACGACAACAACCAGCACTGCACCAACCCCAGCAATTCACCTGGCAATAACGCAACCGGATTATCGGCCTATCCCAAAGCCATATCCAAGTGCGACATCGACGCCAACACCACCAGCGATGTAATGGTGCTGCCTGTTTGCGTGCCGAATCTGGTTCCGACGCTTGTTCTTACCAACTTCACACGCACCCATTACTCCAAATACATAAACGATTCCACCTTCACAGGAATCGGACTCAGTTCCGAAGATGATTGGATGGTGGTGGTTCTTTCTTCCAATAAGCCAACTGGGAGCCTCGCCAATGGAGCTTATTCCTTGCTTAATAGGAAGCTTGGTTTCAGCTATTACATGGtgttatttttgttgggttttctGCTCTTTTCGTCTTGA